One window from the genome of Leishmania mexicana MHOM/GT/2001/U1103 complete genome, chromosome 18 encodes:
- a CDS encoding putative alpha glucosidase II subunit — MRRSPMAPIIFSLLLLVATVASSVSVVTTEGGLALEAIGYPNDVVRLTAKPGDNWTYQPDGIILPDAVALQATQGASDAQWSIRHGKCMLTVSTPQPHVRFEFSCHGTSLVEATAFADATAAPEVNFTFPVSQTMYGLAEHAADLPLRGGNVYEMYNTDSFQYSVNSTEALYGAIPFIMAYAPQSTCGVLFLNPSETNVVVSADSAAPSCQWKPEVGAIDIFFLPGPTPAKVQQQHAALTGATVMPPYFSLGLHQCRWNYLNTKDCLSVDEGFDTHNMPYDVLWLDIEHTDKKKYFTWNPYTFPDPKVLTDALASKGRKLVTVRDPHVKRDTEYYVHNEAQKGGYYVKDASGEEYVGKCWPGSSSWPDFLNRRTRDWYSQFFHDDRYPGGSRDIHTWVDMNEPSIFGGQRGTMPKTAVHSLDNGQTVEHRFVHNAYGFYSIQAVHKGMLEAGGPNAAPERPFILTRSFFPGSQRYAAMWTGDNMARWDHLENSIPELLSLSISNYPFCGCDIGGFFFDPEEELFVRWMQAGIFVPFYRAHSHLDTKRREPWMFSLEAQSLVRSALALRYAMLPYLYTTFYHAHTEGNTIMRPLFYEFPGQSELREVQNTYLFGPSILVQPVVKPSVTEVTVPLPKEALWYNYFSGELAVGQHTMPVENDTIPMFLRGGHILPMKLRLRRSSFAARLDPFTLFVALNAQGNSYGDLYIDDGTTYDYEKGAFVHRAFSYSNQVLQNSAYPDFPGSAGLYDAVNTVERVVIYGYVGKVSKVILSTRVDETEVATPLEFEQLGQNVVVRKPNILVAADWIISFENE; from the coding sequence ATGCGGCGCTCTCCTATGGCCCCGATTATTTTTTCACTGCTCCTGTTGGTGGCCACCGTCGCCTCGTCGGTTTCCGTGGTAACGACAGAGGGCGGCCTGGCATTGGAGGCGATCGGGTACCCAAACGATGTGGTGCGACTGACTGCGAAGCCGGGGGACAATTGGACATATCAGCCCGATGGCATCATCCTGCCCGACGCTGTGGCATTACAGGCTACCCAGGGAGCTAGCGACGCGCAGTGGAGCATCCGACATGGGAAGTGCATGCTGACGGTTAGCACGCCTCAGCCTCATGTGCGCTTCGAGTTCTCGTGCCACGGGACCTCACTCGTCGAGGCAACCGCATTCGCcgacgcgacggcggcgccggaggTCAACTTCACATTTCCCGTTTCACAGACGATGTACGGCCTGGCCGAACACGCAGCGgacctgccgctgcgaggGGGAAACGTCTACGAAATGTACAATACGGACAGTTTCCAGTACTCGGTGAACAGTACCGAGGCGCTCTATGGCGCCATTCCGTTTATCATGGCGTACGCGCCGCAGTCCACTTGTGGCGTTCTCTTTCTCAACCCATCTGAGACCAATGTGGTCGTcagcgccgacagcgcgGCACCATCGTGCCAGTGGAAGCCCGAGGTCGGCGCGATCGACATCTTTTTCCTACCGGGCCCCACCCCGGCAAaggtccagcagcagcacgcggcTCTCACTGGAGCAACGGTGATGCCACCCTACTTCAGTCTGGGACTGCACCAGTGCCGTTGGAACTACCTGAACACGAAGGACTGCCTCTCCGTGGACGAGGGCTTCGACACTCATAACATGCCGTACGACGTGCTGTGGCTCGACATTGAGCACACGGACAAGAAGAAGTACTTCACGTGGAACCCCTACACCTTCCCTGACCCCAAAGTACTGACGGACGCCCTGGCCTCCAAGGGTCGAAAGTTGGTCACTGTCAGGGACCCGCACGTGAAGCGTGACACGGAGTACTACGTGCACAACGAGGCTCAGAAGGGTGGCTACTACGTCAAGGACGCCTCTGGTGAAGAATACGTCGGCAAATGTTGGCCGGGAAGCAGCTCGTGGCCCGACTTCCTCAACAGACGGACGCGCGACTGGTACTCGCAGTTCTTCCACGATGACCGCTACCCGGGCGGCAGCCGTGACATCCACACCTGGGTGGACATGAACGAGCCGTCAATCTTCGGTGGCCAGAGGGGCACCATGCCAAAGACGGCGGTGCACAGCCTGGACAATGGTCAGACTGTCGAGCATCGCTTTGTGCATAACGCATACGGCTTCTACTCGATTCAGGCCGTCCACAAAGGAATGCTCGAGGCCGGCGGCCCCAATGCGGCGCCCGAGCGTCCTTTCATCCTTACGCGAAGCTTCTTTCCCGGGTCGCAGCGGTATGCAGCAATGTGGACGGGTGACAACATGGCCCGCTGGGACCACCTGGAGAACAGCATTCCAGAGCTGCTCTCCTTGTCCATCTCAAACTACCCcttctgcggctgcgacaTTGGCGGCTTTTTCTTCGAccccgaggaggagctgttTGTGCGGTGGATGCAGGCCGGTATCTTTGTGCCGTTTTACCGCGCCCACTCCCACCTCGACACAAAGCGCCGCGAGCCGTGGATGTTCTCGCTTGAGGCCCAGTCCCTTGTTCGAAGTGCTTTGGCGCTGCGGTATGCCATGTTGCCGTACCTCTACACTACTTTCtaccacgcgcacaccgaaGGCAACACCATCATGCGCCCTCTCTTCTACGAGTTCCCTGGGCAGTCGGAGTTGCGCGAGGTGCAGAACACTTACCTCTTCGGCCCCTCCATTCTAGTGCAGCCAGTAGTGAAGCCGAGCGTGAcggaggtgacggtgccgctgcccaaGGAAGCGCTGTGGTACAACTACTTCTCGGGCGAGCTGGCAGTCGGACAGCATACAATGCCAGTGGAAAACGATACGATACCGATGTTCCTGCGTGGTGGTCACATTCTCCCAATGAAGTTGCGGCTTCGTCGCAGCAGCTTTGCAGCGCGCCTGGACCCTTTCACGCTTTTCGTGGCCCTCAACGCGCAGGGCAACAGTTACGGAGACCTCTACATTGACGATGGTACCACCTACGATTACGAAAAGGGTGCCTTTGTTCACCGCGCGTTCTCCTACTCGAATCAGGTGCTCCAGAACAGCGCCTACCCAGACTTCCCGGGGAGCGCAGGGCTTTACGACGCCGTTAACACCGTCGAGCGTGTTGTGATCTACGGCTACGTGGGCAAGGTCAGCAAGGTGATCTTGAGCACGCGCGTGGACGAGACGGAggtggcgacgccgctcgAGTTCGAGCAGCTGGGACAGAACGTGGTTGTGCGTAAGCCCAacatcctcgtcgccgccgactgGATCATCTCGTTTGAGAATGAATAA
- a CDS encoding putative diphosphomevalonate decarboxylase, producing MSAPIRVTVEAPINIAFIKYWGKREGGEKLILPTNDSFSITLSTKPFRSKTSVELRSVAAEDELWLNGAKSNIQETPRIQSVLSCIRDNCPSDVKNLKAYIVSENNFPTAAGMASSASGYCALAAALVKAYRATVDVSMLSRLGSGSACRSTYGGFVIWNKGEKPDGTDCIATQFVDENYWPEMQVMCAVLKGDKKDVSSTAGMQQSLKTSPMMQERIASIVPARMKAVKEAIQQRDFNRFAEITMADSDDLQEICRTTEPCIQYATEDSYAMIRLIRAFNAKKGYNAMAYTFDAGANCFMFTLKQDLPEVVGTLRAHFPTSWEKLFFHDADLLEECKAYQLPALFEGLIDYPKKPFEMLLQSPVGQGVLYLDDTESLIPPHA from the coding sequence ATGTCAGCGCCGATTCGCGTAACGGTCGAGGCACCCATCAACATCGCCTTCATCAAGTATTGGGGGAAGCGTGAGGGAGGTGAGAAGCTAATCTTGCCTACCAATGACTCCTTTAGTATCACACTCTCCACAAAGCCGTTTCGCTCCAAGACCTCGGTTGAGctccgcagcgtcgctgcggaGGATGAACTGTGGCTGAATGGGGCGAAGAGCAACATTCAGGAGACGCCCCGCATCCAGTCGGTGCTCTCGTGCATCCGTGATAACTGCCCAAGCGACGTGAAGAATCTCAAGGCGTACATTGTCTCCGAGAACAACTTCCCGACAGCAGCCGGCatggcctcctccgccagtgGCTACTGCGCACttgccgcggcgctcgtgaAGGCGTACCGAGCCACCGTGGACGTGTCGATGCTGTCGCGCCTTGGCTCCGGCAGTGCGTGCCGCAGCACTTACGGCGGCTTTGTTATTTGGAACAAGGGGGAGAAACCTGATGGCACGGACTGCATCGCGACGCAGTTTGTGGATGAGAACTACTGGCCCGAGATGCAGGTGATGTGCGCCGTTCTCAAAGGCGACAAGAAGGATGTCTCCAGCACGGCTGGCATGCAGCAGTCGCTCAAAACGTCTCCCATGATGCAAGAGCGCATCGCGTCCATTGTTCCGGCGCGCATGAAGGCCGTCAAGGAGGCGATTCAGCAGCGCGACTTCAACAGGTTTGCTGAGATTACTATGGCTGACTCCGATGACCTGCAGGAGATTTGCCGCACAACCGAGCCCTGCATCCAGTACGCCACGGAGGACAGCTACGCCATGATCCGCCTGATCCGCGCGTTCAACGCCAAGAAGGGCTACAATGCCATGGCCTACACCTTCGACGCCGGCGCGAACTGCTTCATGTTCACCCTCAAGCAGGACCTgccggaggtggtggggacACTGCGTGCGCACTTTCCCACCTCGTGGGAGAAGCTGTTTTTTCACGACGCAGACCTCTTGGAGGAGTGCAAGGCGTACCAGTTGCCCGCATTGTTTGAGGGTCTCATCGACTACCCGAAAAAGCCGTTTGAGATGCTCCTACAGTCTCCTGTGGGTCAAGGCGTCCTGTACCTCGACGACACCGAGTCCCTCATTCCGCCTCACGCCTAG
- a CDS encoding major facilitator superfamily protein (MFS),putative gives MRTEEISQETTLLLPDASRDRSTRTSTMNTGGETWMTPRIVLWTFTVTNFLLYFDRGATVGALSSICSDRSLVGNETPLSDAKRGFLVSGFIIGYVVASPLFTSRGSAWGSRVVIMLGMALWCTTCLACAVSFSYTVLFVCRILVGVAEAAFVAFTVTIIDNIAPTTHRTSWIGFFYSMIPIGTAVGMGSAGLLTSYPTLWGFTAWRVIYVTEVVAALPIVVLLCYIPACYHLAPATESAPQMPFLTATGCVLGNTNYMLLVLGFSMYCFVTGAVMTWGIPLLHEGPLQFPNATAALFMGIATTCSGVVGSLLGGLAVDYWGGSTGPAGAIQCQRFNILMALIAIPCGEAALFSADALVFATTFGLAVTALFAITAPMNASILTVVPAGLRPYAVSYSIFIIHLLGDFPSPTLAGIVSDFFGRNCRGLSRDRCRDAEQQFQCAWIDGADGLGRCICRVQLRNALLLVFAYLSLAPLCWTVVWWRLHRDVPTANASPEDAEDLSTWNTPDVSVFLLSHSHDELDEVLQTCVWLKRFGHH, from the coding sequence ATGAGGACGGAAGAGATCTCGCAGGAGACgaccctgctgctgcccgaCGCGTCTCGCGACCGTTCTACCCGCACATCTACCATGAACACAGGGGGTGAAACCTGGATGACGCCGAGGATCGTGTTATGGACGTTTACCGTGACTAACTTTCTGCTCTACTTCGATCGTGGCGCAACCGTCGGtgcgctctcctccatctgctCCGACCGAAGCCTCGTCGGCAATGAAACGCCGCTGTCCGATGCCAAGAGGGGCTTCCTTGTCTCCGGGTTCATTATCGGCTACGTGGTAGCTAGCCCCCTCTTCACCTCCCGCGGTAGCGCCTGGGGCTCAAGGGTGGTCATTATGCTCGGAAtggcgctgtggtgcacTACATGCCTCGCCTGTGCCGTTTCCTTCAGCTACACGGTCCTGTTTGTCTGTCGCATCCTTGTTGGcgtggcagaggcggcgtTTGTCGCCTTCACCGTCACAATTATTGACAACATTGCCCCTACCACGCATCGGACGTCGTGGATCGGTTTCTTTTACTCCATGATCCCCATCGGAACGGCTGTGGGAATGGGCTCCGCCGGTCTGCTCACATCGTACCCGACGCTGTGGGGCTTCACGGCGTGGCGAGTGATATATGTGacagaggtggtggcggcgctgcccatTGTGGTGCTTCTGTGCTACATCCCGGCGTGCTACCACCTTGCTCCAGCCACGGAATCTGCCCCGCAGATGCCCTTTCTCACCGCTACTGGCTGTGTTTTAGGCAACACAAACTACATGCTGCTTGTACTTGGGTTTTCAATGTACTGCTTTGTGACCGGTGCCGTTATGACCTGGGGAATACCCTTGTTGCACGAGGGTCCTCTGCAGTTCCCCAACGCTACCGCTGCGCTCTTCATGGGCATCGCGACGACGTGCAGTGGTGTGGTAGGCTCGCTGCTGGGTGGCCTCGCTGTCGACTACTGGGGCGGCAGCACTGGCCCTGCTGGTGCAATCCAGTGCCAGCGGTTCAACATCCTCATGGCCCTCATCGCGATCCCCTGCGGGGAGGCTGCACTCTTCAGCGCCGATGCGTTGGTGTTTGCGACTACTTTTGGGCTGGCAGTGACAGCACTCTTCGCCATCACAGCCCCCATGAACGCCTCCATTCTTACCGTGGTGCCAGCCGGCCTACGCCCGTATGCCGTGAGCTACTCCATTTTTATCATCCATCTTCTCGGTGACTTTCCCTCACCAACGCTAGCGGGGATTGTGTCAGACTTTTTTGGGCGGAACTGCCGTGGCCTTTCACGTGATCGCTGCCGTGACGCTGAGCAGCAATTCCAATGTGCCTGGATTGACGGCGCAGACGGTCTGGGACGGTGCATCTGCCGCGTTCAGCTGCGCAACGCTCTTCTTTTGGTCTTCGCGTACCTATCCCTTGCCCCGCTCTGCTGGACGGTAGTGTGGTGGCGTCTGCACCGCGATGTCCCCACTGCAAATGCCAGCCCCGAGGACGCAGAAGACTTGTCTACCTGGAACACGCCTGATGTGTCAGTttttctcctctctcactcACACGATGAGCTTGACGAAGTGCTCCAGACATGCGTATGGTTGAAGCGATTTGGCCATCACTAG